GTATGGCTTCCATCGCTTTCTCATATTCAAACCATGGAAAATCGCTCCCAAACAAGACTCGATCCCTGCCAAGGATGTCTATAAGCTCGAGAAGCTCCTTTGAACCAAGCTCAATACACGCGGCTGATGTGTCGAAGTATGCCTTTTTATAGTTTGAGAGATCCCTCACATGCTCCCACATGCGGTAGCCCCCCATGTGCGCGAGTATTAAGGTAAGCCTTGGGAACGATCCCAAAACTTGAACAAATCTTTTAGGATGAGTGTACAAGACCTCAACAGGACCACGCTCTTCCCCTGCATGAAATAGTAGAGGCAGATCCAGCTTCTCGGCTTTCTCGTAGATCTTGAAGAGCTTCCGGTCGTCGGGGTAAAATCTCTGAGCAGTAGGCTGGAACTTTACTCCCCTTAAGCCTAACCGGCATATTCTCTCCATCTCCGACTCTGGGTCAGGCATATCTGGGTGGACTGTCCCGAAACAGTACAGTTTCGGGGCGTAATTTCTCGTTACCTCCGCCCCCCAGTCGTTAAGGCGGTGGACATTCTTTGGAGAGTTTGCAAAGATCTGAATTACCGCCGAATCAACACGGGCTTTTGAGATTGTACCGAGCAAACCTTCGAGGGTGCAGGGGTATAGGTTAGGGATGCCGTAGCGGTCTACTATCGCCTTAGTGATTCTCTCCGCAAGCTCGTCTGGGAATGCGTGCGTGTGGAGGTCAATTATCGTGGTCTTCACCGCCTTCTTAAATCCAGTACACGTTGCGCTTTTCCCTCAACTCTTGGGATGGAGCGAGGCTCTACAAGTTCAATCTGGATATTCACTCCGAGGGTGCTCTCCAGATCTCTCTGTAACTTTTCCCTCAGAGCACGCAATGTCTCCTCTTGAACGATTTTCTCCGCAGTCTCGATGCTCAGCTTAACCCGATCCATATGTTTCTCCTCGGTAATGATGAGCTGATAGTTATTACCAACCCCTTCCTCGTTCATCAACACATGCTCAATCTGGCTTGGGAAT
The Candidatus Bathyarchaeia archaeon genome window above contains:
- a CDS encoding amidohydrolase family protein; this translates as MKTTIIDLHTHAFPDELAERITKAIVDRYGIPNLYPCTLEGLLGTISKARVDSAVIQIFANSPKNVHRLNDWGAEVTRNYAPKLYCFGTVHPDMPDPESEMERICRLGLRGVKFQPTAQRFYPDDRKLFKIYEKAEKLDLPLLFHAGEERGPVEVLYTHPKRFVQVLGSFPRLTLILAHMGGYRMWEHVRDLSNYKKAYFDTSAACIELGSKELLELIDILGRDRVLFGSDFPWFEYEKAMEAILNLDMPDEDKEKIMYRTSSKVLKIQASPKMVIN